The following are encoded in a window of Thermoanaerobacter ethanolicus JW 200 genomic DNA:
- a CDS encoding peroxiredoxin, translating to METEAIESIPRTCLPQIGAPAPDFKANSTFGPIKLSDYRGKWIVLFSHPGDFTPVCTTEFIAFTQVYTSFVERNVQLIGLSIDSNPSHLAWVQNIYKNTGIEIPFPIIEDKDMKIAKLYGMISPAESSTSTVRAVFVIDDKQILRLILYYPLEIGRNIQEIIRIIDALQTVDKYKVLAPANWYPGMPVIVPPPKTYAELKERVKNIEGYNCTDWYLCYKKV from the coding sequence ATGGAAACAGAAGCAATAGAAAGTATCCCAAGAACTTGCCTTCCTCAAATAGGAGCACCTGCCCCAGATTTCAAAGCCAATAGCACTTTTGGACCTATAAAATTATCAGATTATAGAGGTAAATGGATTGTACTATTTTCACATCCAGGAGATTTTACGCCTGTTTGCACTACTGAATTTATAGCTTTCACACAAGTCTATACCAGTTTTGTAGAAAGAAATGTCCAATTGATAGGATTAAGTATAGACAGTAATCCTTCCCATTTAGCTTGGGTACAAAATATATACAAAAATACTGGTATAGAAATTCCTTTCCCTATAATAGAAGATAAAGATATGAAAATAGCAAAATTGTACGGAATGATATCCCCCGCAGAAAGTTCTACAAGTACTGTTAGAGCTGTATTTGTAATTGATGACAAACAGATACTTCGCCTTATACTGTATTATCCTCTCGAAATAGGTAGAAACATCCAAGAAATAATACGAATTATTGATGCACTGCAAACAGTAGATAAATACAAGGTTTTGGCACCCGCCAACTGGTATCCGGGTATGCCTGTCATCGTTCCACCTCCAAAAACTTATGCCGAACTTAAAGAAAGAGTTAAAAACATTGAAGGATATAATTGTACTGACTGGTATTTATGTTATAAAAAAGTTTAA
- the alr gene encoding alanine racemase: MFDNIRPTRAEIYLDNIVHNLSEVKRWVGKKVKIMGVVKANAYGHGACQVAKVLIENGVSYLAVATIEEALELRECGINIPILVIGYTPLTQAKELIVHNITQTVFDINYVKDLERIALNVGKKAKVHVKIDTGMGRIGYTDLKVAEKEIEKMMEMEGVEVEGIFSHFATSDEKNKTYAEKQFDVFKKLLERLKEKRINIPLKHIANSGAIIDLKYTYLDMVRPGIVLYGSYPSEEVERPLDLKQTMGFKTKIVHIKEVPEGTSISYGRTFITKRKSKIATLPVGYADGFNRLLSNNHHVLVKGKYAPVIGRICMDQTMIDVTDIEGVELGDDVVIFGNQEGEKITADEIAKKLNTIPYEVYCGISRRVPRIYIYKGEVVEVKN, encoded by the coding sequence ATGTTTGATAATATAAGGCCAACAAGAGCAGAAATATATTTGGATAATATAGTGCATAATTTGAGTGAAGTAAAGCGATGGGTGGGCAAGAAAGTAAAAATAATGGGGGTAGTGAAAGCCAATGCTTATGGTCATGGAGCTTGTCAAGTAGCAAAGGTTTTAATAGAAAATGGGGTTTCTTATTTGGCAGTAGCTACAATAGAAGAGGCGTTAGAATTAAGGGAATGCGGAATTAATATTCCCATACTCGTTATTGGATATACTCCTTTAACTCAGGCCAAAGAATTAATTGTGCACAATATAACTCAAACTGTTTTTGATATAAACTATGTTAAAGACTTAGAAAGAATTGCCTTAAATGTGGGTAAGAAGGCTAAAGTTCATGTAAAAATTGATACAGGTATGGGACGGATAGGATATACAGATTTAAAGGTAGCTGAAAAAGAGATAGAAAAAATGATGGAAATGGAAGGGGTAGAAGTAGAAGGCATATTTAGTCATTTTGCTACTTCTGATGAAAAAAATAAAACATATGCTGAAAAACAGTTTGATGTGTTCAAAAAATTGTTGGAAAGGTTAAAAGAAAAAAGGATAAATATTCCTTTAAAGCATATAGCTAACAGTGGAGCAATTATTGACCTTAAATATACTTATTTAGACATGGTAAGGCCAGGAATAGTTTTATACGGCAGTTATCCTTCAGAAGAAGTCGAAAGACCATTGGATTTAAAACAAACTATGGGCTTTAAAACTAAAATAGTGCATATAAAAGAGGTACCTGAAGGTACTTCCATTAGTTATGGAAGGACATTTATAACTAAAAGAAAAAGCAAAATTGCCACATTGCCTGTAGGATATGCTGATGGTTTTAATAGATTACTCTCTAATAATCATCATGTCTTAGTAAAAGGGAAATATGCTCCTGTAATTGGGAGAATTTGTATGGACCAAACGATGATAGATGTCACCGATATAGAAGGAGTAGAACTAGGTGATGATGTAGTTATTTTTGGAAATCAAGAGGGAGAAAAAATAACAGCGGATGAGATTGCTAAAAAATTAAATACTATACCTTATGAAGTATATTGTGGAATATCTAGAAGGGTGCCTCGAATATATATT
- the ku gene encoding non-homologous end joining protein Ku: protein MRSMWKGAISFGLVSIPIKLYTATEDHAIHFRQLHKECKSPIKYEKICPVCNRPVSDEEIVRGYEYEPGKFVIIDDEDLERIPMPTVKTIDIVDFTDIGQIDPIYYDKTYFIVPEDIGTKPYVLLRDSMKETKRVAIAKVVIRSKQNLACIRVYDEKYMVMETMHFPDEIKNANQLPPLREVSLQENEIKMAKQLIDTLTSDFKPEKYDDSYRKALIEMIESKIQDKDVEIPQKAPEADNVLDLVSALKASIESVKNEEKAKKGRKRKGA, encoded by the coding sequence ATGCGCTCAATGTGGAAAGGAGCAATAAGTTTTGGTCTTGTAAGTATCCCCATAAAACTGTATACCGCTACAGAAGACCATGCCATACATTTTAGGCAACTTCACAAAGAATGTAAATCCCCCATAAAATATGAAAAAATATGCCCTGTATGTAATAGACCCGTTTCAGATGAGGAAATAGTACGAGGGTATGAATACGAACCAGGTAAATTTGTCATTATAGATGATGAAGATTTGGAAAGGATACCTATGCCAACAGTTAAAACCATTGATATAGTAGATTTTACCGATATAGGACAAATAGACCCCATATATTATGACAAAACATATTTCATTGTACCTGAAGATATTGGTACAAAGCCTTATGTACTTTTAAGAGATTCTATGAAAGAAACAAAGCGAGTTGCAATAGCGAAAGTGGTAATTAGGTCAAAGCAAAACCTCGCATGCATACGAGTGTATGATGAAAAATACATGGTCATGGAAACAATGCATTTCCCTGATGAAATAAAAAACGCAAACCAGCTTCCTCCCTTAAGAGAAGTCAGCTTACAGGAAAATGAAATAAAAATGGCCAAACAACTTATTGATACTTTGACCTCCGATTTTAAACCCGAAAAATATGATGATAGTTACAGAAAAGCGTTAATTGAAATGATTGAGTCAAAAATACAGGACAAAGATGTAGAAATTCCCCAAAAAGCACCTGAAGCCGATAATGTTCTTGATTTAGTAAGTGCATTAAAAGCGAGTATTGAATCTGTAAAGAATGAAGAAAAAGCAAAAAAAGGACGCAAAAGAAAAGGCGCATAA
- the acpS gene encoding holo-ACP synthase — protein MELFVGTDIVEVERIKKAFDANSKFLERLFTQKEIEYFNSKRMKLPHIAGFFSAKESISKVLGTGISGFSWKDIEICHDEKGAPAVILKGKAKNIADKKGIRDIKLSISHTKTYAISCAIAIGGEKNDSADIKTDERS, from the coding sequence ATGGAACTGTTTGTGGGAACGGATATTGTAGAAGTTGAAAGGATAAAAAAAGCTTTTGATGCAAATTCTAAATTTTTGGAACGGTTATTTACTCAAAAAGAGATAGAGTATTTTAACAGTAAAAGGATGAAATTACCTCATATAGCGGGTTTTTTTTCAGCAAAAGAAAGCATATCAAAAGTCTTAGGAACAGGTATCAGTGGTTTTAGCTGGAAAGATATTGAAATATGTCACGATGAAAAAGGAGCCCCTGCCGTAATTTTAAAGGGGAAGGCTAAAAATATTGCAGACAAAAAGGGAATAAGGGATATAAAGCTGTCTATTTCTCATACGAAGACCTATGCTATAAGCTGTGCTATTGCTATTGGAGGTGAAAAAAATGATAGTGCTGACATCAAAACAGATGAGAGGAGTTGA
- a CDS encoding DUF503 domain-containing protein, translated as MIVSYCKIYLRANWVHSLKEKRMIVRSIVGKVKSHYNVSICEIENQDLHKSIVIGFSVCGSDAVLTNKIVQEVVDYIEENTDAYIEMDTINV; from the coding sequence ATGATTGTATCTTATTGTAAAATATATCTGAGAGCAAATTGGGTTCATTCTTTAAAAGAAAAAAGAATGATTGTAAGAAGTATTGTAGGTAAAGTAAAAAGTCATTATAATGTTTCTATATGCGAAATAGAAAATCAAGATTTACACAAATCAATTGTCATAGGTTTTTCGGTGTGTGGCAGTGATGCTGTTTTAACAAATAAAATAGTTCAAGAGGTTGTAGACTATATTGAAGAAAATACAGATGCTTATATAGAAATGGATACAATAAATGTGTGA
- a CDS encoding NAD(P)H-hydrate dehydratase — protein MIVLTSKQMRGVEKIAIEKIGIPSIGLMENAGRETALEVKKILEEENLNSVIVISGKGNNGGDGYVVARNLHNWGVDVKVFLTTSLGAISGDAKVNLDAILNMGIYVAEITQREHLKFLEKTIKDSDVIVDAIYGIGLKGEISGITKEIIEMINQANKIVVSVDIPSGLNADTGKVEGCAVRATKTVTMQFLKPGLLVYPGADYAGEVRVAEIGIPYRLAAEVGYNYNLVTSEDVKLPKRHGNTHKGDYGKALIIAGSKNMTGAAYLSAKSAIKAGCGLVKLAVPQSVQSVIQGGLYEVITYGLEEQNGILSHNALSSVLELIEESDVIAIGPGLTHDRDISQLVYDIVKNTDKPVVLDADALNALVGRLEVIQGKKIILTPHYGEMSRLTGLEIDEIKNNLFEVAKTFIDRYKVTLVLKGAKTVIATKEGSIYINSTGNPGMATAGSGDVLTGMITAFLAQGFSEEKAAIYGVFYHGKAGDIAKEYVGEYGMTAMDILENIPEALKCGL, from the coding sequence ATGATAGTGCTGACATCAAAACAGATGAGAGGAGTTGAAAAAATAGCTATAGAAAAAATAGGAATTCCTTCTATAGGTTTAATGGAGAATGCGGGAAGAGAAACAGCGCTAGAAGTGAAAAAGATTTTAGAGGAAGAGAATTTAAACTCTGTAATAGTTATATCTGGAAAGGGGAATAATGGTGGAGATGGCTATGTAGTGGCTAGAAATCTTCATAATTGGGGAGTCGATGTAAAAGTATTTTTAACTACAAGTTTAGGTGCTATTTCAGGGGATGCAAAAGTAAATTTAGATGCAATCCTAAATATGGGGATTTATGTAGCGGAAATTACTCAAAGAGAACATCTAAAATTTTTGGAAAAAACTATTAAAGACAGCGATGTGATTGTGGACGCAATTTACGGAATTGGGCTTAAAGGAGAAATAAGCGGCATAACAAAAGAGATTATAGAAATGATAAACCAAGCCAATAAAATTGTGGTATCTGTCGATATTCCTTCTGGATTAAATGCTGATACAGGTAAAGTAGAAGGATGCGCTGTTAGGGCTACTAAAACAGTTACTATGCAATTTCTAAAGCCAGGCTTATTAGTGTATCCGGGTGCCGATTATGCAGGAGAAGTTCGTGTTGCTGAAATAGGGATTCCTTACCGGTTAGCAGCAGAGGTAGGTTATAATTATAACCTTGTGACTTCAGAGGATGTAAAGCTTCCAAAAAGGCATGGAAATACTCATAAAGGAGATTATGGTAAAGCTTTGATTATAGCTGGTTCTAAAAATATGACAGGAGCAGCATATTTGAGTGCTAAAAGCGCTATTAAGGCAGGTTGCGGATTGGTGAAATTAGCAGTTCCCCAAAGTGTGCAATCAGTAATTCAGGGGGGACTTTATGAGGTTATAACCTATGGATTAGAGGAACAAAATGGTATTTTATCCCATAATGCTTTAAGTAGTGTACTAGAGTTAATAGAGGAAAGTGATGTTATTGCTATAGGACCAGGATTGACTCATGATAGAGATATTTCACAATTGGTATATGACATTGTAAAAAATACGGATAAGCCTGTAGTTTTAGATGCTGATGCTCTCAATGCTTTGGTAGGAAGATTGGAAGTTATACAAGGTAAAAAAATTATTCTAACTCCCCATTATGGGGAAATGTCAAGATTGACAGGCCTAGAGATTGATGAGATTAAGAATAATCTTTTTGAAGTAGCAAAAACTTTTATTGATAGGTACAAAGTGACACTTGTACTTAAAGGTGCTAAAACTGTAATAGCGACAAAAGAAGGAAGCATATATATAAATAGCACAGGCAATCCCGGGATGGCAACTGCTGGTAGTGGAGATGTTTTGACAGGAATGATTACAGCTTTTTTGGCTCAAGGGTTTAGCGAAGAAAAAGCGGCAATTTATGGGGTATTTTATCATGGGAAGGCAGGAGATATTGCTAAAGAATATGTGGGAGAGTATGGAATGACAGCGATGGATATCCTTGAGAACATTCCAGAGGCTCTTAAATGTGGTTTGTAA
- a CDS encoding helix-turn-helix domain-containing protein: MDTIGERIKYARKKNNLTITALSKLTGLSVGNLSDLENNKSMPSSNALIKLKNALNVSIDWLLTGQQIEYVKEEEEKYLSREEFESISEKDKIIFKAFETLPEERKRDIEGYIKVSLNTTDLEEFIKKEKKV; this comes from the coding sequence ATGGATACAATTGGCGAACGCATAAAATATGCTCGTAAAAAAAATAATTTGACTATAACAGCTTTGAGCAAACTCACAGGATTATCTGTTGGAAATTTAAGTGACCTTGAAAACAACAAATCAATGCCTTCTTCCAATGCTTTGATAAAGTTAAAAAACGCCCTTAATGTTTCAATAGATTGGCTTCTTACTGGCCAACAAATAGAATATGTAAAAGAAGAAGAGGAAAAATACTTATCGAGAGAAGAGTTTGAAAGCATCAGTGAAAAGGATAAAATAATTTTTAAAGCCTTTGAAACATTGCCTGAGGAAAGAAAGAGAGATATAGAAGGATACATAAAAGTGAGTTTGAATACTACTGATTTAGAAGAGTTCATTAAAAAAGAAAAGAAAGTATAA
- a CDS encoding helix-turn-helix domain-containing protein, which produces MKKRKLTDFGKLVNDRLAELNMTQKELSRLIGTSEPYLSMILHGERSGKKYMDKIKEILKL; this is translated from the coding sequence ATGAAGAAAAGAAAGTTAACAGATTTTGGGAAATTAGTGAATGACAGATTGGCGGAACTGAATATGACACAAAAAGAATTGTCGCGATTGATAGGTACCAGTGAGCCATATTTAAGCATGATTTTACATGGTGAAAGGTCAGGGAAAAAATATATGGATAAAATAAAGGAGATATTAAAACTTTAA
- a CDS encoding LolA family protein: MLKKSFFVIVFVLIFLLSGCGVKTKKVKDPFISIKEQLDKLESYTATAIVELYNNKIDNKFAVVQFYKKGKFRLEVLKENGSPDKIIVYDGKRSYVYFAKVNQVFVAENTEEIPLYSMITSFIKNYINSGGEIEKREMDKFYLITVPILDKNIFMYKEQMAFSKEDLTPKELTIFDINNEIFSKITYKDYKYNPEINDKLFTKDSVTTLAGNLLDSPVIEIDAKEVYKYCGINPVMPVYLPQGFKLLNVLVNVNKNNGVTFVYTSGGDLIEIFETVVDQNEIVNEKGFLLSEGVYYKEKDNGEKEYTTMVNGMQVKITVTGDLNEEEILKVIKSLR, encoded by the coding sequence TTGTTGAAAAAGAGCTTTTTTGTAATTGTTTTTGTGCTTATATTTCTTCTTTCAGGGTGTGGAGTAAAAACAAAAAAAGTTAAAGATCCTTTTATTTCTATTAAAGAACAATTAGATAAATTAGAAAGTTATACTGCCACAGCAATTGTAGAGCTTTATAACAACAAGATAGATAACAAATTTGCAGTTGTGCAATTTTACAAAAAAGGTAAATTTCGATTAGAAGTTTTAAAAGAAAATGGGAGTCCGGATAAAATTATTGTATATGACGGCAAAAGAAGTTATGTGTATTTTGCAAAGGTGAATCAAGTTTTTGTAGCAGAAAATACAGAAGAGATTCCTTTGTATTCGATGATTACTTCTTTTATAAAAAACTATATTAATTCAGGTGGAGAGATAGAAAAAAGAGAGATGGATAAATTTTATTTAATAACAGTTCCTATTTTGGATAAAAATATTTTCATGTACAAAGAACAAATGGCTTTTTCTAAAGAGGATTTGACACCTAAAGAATTGACAATTTTTGATATTAATAATGAAATTTTTTCAAAAATTACTTATAAGGATTATAAATATAACCCTGAGATAAATGACAAGTTGTTTACTAAGGATAGCGTAACGACGTTAGCGGGAAATCTTTTAGATTCTCCAGTAATAGAAATAGATGCAAAAGAGGTTTATAAATATTGCGGCATAAATCCTGTAATGCCTGTGTATTTACCACAAGGCTTTAAACTTTTAAATGTATTAGTGAATGTTAATAAAAATAATGGAGTTACTTTTGTGTATACTTCGGGTGGGGATTTGATAGAAATTTTTGAAACTGTAGTTGACCAAAACGAAATAGTTAATGAAAAAGGATTTCTTTTGAGTGAAGGAGTGTATTATAAAGAAAAAGACAATGGGGAAAAGGAATATACTACGATGGTAAATGGTATGCAAGTAAAAATTACAGTAACCGGGGATTTGAATGAAGAGGAGATACTTAAAGTGATAAAATCCTTGAGGTGA
- a CDS encoding DUF6514 family protein — protein MYYRKVSEYISTREEERRNITTHYTVVMSEISVFNGKEEVKLPSYGIKILQEIFDGEKEKIEIIEEKVTNISPYFEKVDKLAQFFKEMTVSPVHLYEVIDDMCEDYISDYDRQAKLCKVAI, from the coding sequence ATGTATTACAGGAAAGTGAGCGAGTACATATCGACAAGGGAGGAAGAAAGGAGAAACATAACTACTCACTACACAGTGGTCATGTCAGAAATAAGTGTTTTTAACGGAAAAGAGGAAGTAAAATTGCCGTCGTATGGGATCAAAATTCTTCAAGAAATTTTTGATGGAGAAAAGGAGAAAATTGAAATAATAGAAGAAAAAGTGACAAATATAAGTCCTTACTTTGAAAAAGTGGACAAGCTAGCACAATTCTTTAAAGAAATGACGGTATCGCCTGTTCATCTGTATGAAGTAATTGACGATATGTGTGAAGATTATATAAGTGACTATGATAGACAAGCTAAATTGTGTAAGGTTGCTATTTAA
- a CDS encoding serine hydrolase encodes MELNGGIKLKNIKKILSWILIIAIVVLIPIFSYARNLPKFTFGSRLLYSGTYGTDVEELQAMLNKAGFDTGTVDGIFGKMTLNGVLDFQRSKNLVPDGIVGPKTYAALETVSWADPIVYSVKPGDNLYFIAKRHGTNAQNIMDANGLNDGDSLYVGQKILIPHPPVEVPQQLNNATNYQELKNNIQALISQYPGKYGVYFIDLNTGQTFEINGYDSFIAASTYKVPLNFYLYTLITDGKIDPNMKVQYTQADYEGGAGSIQADPVGSYYTIRELSRRSIEESDNIASNMIMRVVGRDNYIKFMESLGANVIPYNSNVTSPRDMSMYMENLLNYVKAHPDTAGELMYYLKNTIYNDRISYTIPDEIEVAHKIGNLSNVVNDTAIVFHPTKPYILTVLANNVDGSDDSYAYTVIRQISKMVYDFQSR; translated from the coding sequence ATGGAGTTGAATGGGGGGATAAAATTGAAGAATATAAAAAAGATACTTTCATGGATTCTTATTATTGCTATTGTTGTATTGATACCTATATTTTCGTATGCAAGAAATCTTCCAAAATTCACTTTTGGGTCAAGGCTTTTATATAGCGGGACGTATGGAACTGATGTAGAAGAATTACAAGCTATGTTAAATAAAGCGGGATTTGATACAGGTACTGTTGATGGCATATTTGGTAAAATGACATTAAATGGAGTTTTAGACTTTCAAAGGTCCAAAAATCTTGTGCCAGATGGAATTGTAGGTCCTAAGACATATGCTGCTCTTGAAACTGTTTCCTGGGCTGACCCGATAGTTTACTCTGTCAAACCAGGTGACAACTTATACTTTATAGCAAAGCGCCATGGAACGAATGCCCAAAATATAATGGATGCAAATGGATTAAATGATGGGGATAGTTTATATGTTGGGCAAAAGATTTTAATTCCTCATCCGCCTGTTGAAGTACCGCAGCAATTGAACAATGCTACAAATTATCAAGAACTTAAAAATAACATTCAGGCATTAATATCTCAATATCCTGGTAAATACGGAGTTTACTTTATTGACTTAAATACAGGGCAAACTTTTGAAATAAACGGTTATGATTCGTTTATTGCGGCAAGCACTTATAAAGTACCTCTTAACTTTTACCTTTATACTCTTATAACCGATGGAAAAATAGACCCTAATATGAAAGTGCAATACACTCAAGCTGACTATGAAGGGGGTGCCGGTTCTATACAGGCAGACCCTGTTGGAAGTTATTATACTATAAGAGAGCTTTCAAGACGTTCGATTGAAGAGAGTGATAATATAGCATCAAATATGATTATGAGAGTTGTAGGGCGAGATAACTATATAAAATTCATGGAAAGCTTAGGAGCAAATGTAATACCTTATAACAGCAATGTTACTTCCCCAAGAGATATGAGTATGTATATGGAAAATCTCTTAAATTATGTGAAGGCTCATCCGGATACAGCTGGAGAATTGATGTATTATCTCAAAAATACCATATACAACGATAGAATATCATATACAATACCTGATGAAATAGAAGTAGCACACAAAATAGGCAACCTTTCAAATGTTGTAAATGACACTGCAATAGTTTTTCATCCCACAAAGCCTTATATCTTGACGGTCTTGGCAAACAATGTAGATGGGTCAGATGATTCTTATGCATATACTGTAATAAGGCAAATATCAAAGATGGTGTACGATTTCCAAAGCAGGTAA
- the hcp gene encoding hydroxylamine reductase, protein MSMFCYQCQEASQGIGCTVRGVCGKTYDVANLQDLLIFTLKGISFLNLKAREAGVNKEKTDRFLFEGLFSTITNVNFDRNFFINKIKEAVALREEIKEDLKKAGIEVDESCEAINWVYDTDEDIEAIAAEVGVLSTKDEDIRSLRELITYGVKGMAAYAYHAYQLGYKDDNIFRFMEKALAKVLDDSLTADDYVALALEAGKYGVDTMALLDKANTSTYGHPEITKVNIGVRNNPGILISGHDLKDLEQLLEQTAGTGVDVYTHGEMLPAHYYPAFKKYPHFVGNYGNAWWQQDKEFELFNGPILMTTNCLVPPKDSYKDRVYTTGVVGFEGVKYIPEGPDGKKDFSEIIEHAKRCKPPVEIERGEIIGGFAHNQVLELADKIVEAVKTGAIKRFFVMAGCDGRMKSRTYYTEFAKALPKDTVILTAGCAKYRYNKLNLGDINGIPRVLDAGQCNDSYSLAVIAMKLKEVFGLNDINKLPISYNIAWYEQKAVIVLLALLYLGVKNIHLGPTLPAFLSPNVTKVLVDKFGIGGITNVEDDMKMFMGE, encoded by the coding sequence ATGAGTATGTTTTGCTATCAATGTCAAGAAGCCTCTCAGGGCATAGGGTGTACAGTGAGAGGTGTATGCGGTAAGACATACGACGTTGCAAATCTGCAAGATTTGTTGATTTTTACATTAAAAGGCATATCTTTTTTAAATTTAAAAGCAAGAGAGGCAGGAGTAAATAAAGAGAAGACGGACAGATTCCTTTTTGAGGGATTATTTTCCACAATAACTAACGTTAATTTTGACAGAAACTTCTTTATTAACAAAATAAAAGAAGCTGTTGCATTAAGAGAAGAAATAAAAGAAGACCTCAAAAAGGCAGGAATTGAAGTAGACGAATCCTGTGAGGCAATAAACTGGGTTTATGATACAGATGAAGATATAGAAGCAATAGCAGCTGAAGTAGGAGTTTTATCTACGAAAGACGAAGATATAAGGTCCTTGAGAGAGCTTATCACTTATGGTGTAAAAGGTATGGCGGCTTATGCATATCACGCATATCAGCTGGGATACAAAGATGATAATATATTTAGGTTTATGGAAAAGGCTTTAGCTAAAGTTTTAGATGACAGCTTAACTGCTGATGATTATGTGGCTCTTGCACTCGAGGCAGGAAAATATGGTGTTGATACAATGGCGCTCCTTGACAAAGCAAATACCTCGACTTATGGCCATCCTGAGATAACAAAAGTTAATATCGGTGTGAGAAATAATCCTGGAATATTGATAAGCGGTCATGACTTGAAAGACTTAGAGCAATTGTTAGAGCAAACTGCTGGTACAGGGGTAGATGTTTATACACATGGAGAAATGCTTCCTGCTCATTATTATCCAGCTTTTAAGAAATATCCGCATTTTGTTGGTAATTATGGAAATGCATGGTGGCAGCAGGATAAGGAGTTTGAGCTATTTAACGGACCAATTTTAATGACTACAAACTGCCTTGTGCCTCCAAAGGATTCCTACAAGGATAGAGTTTACACTACAGGTGTTGTAGGCTTTGAGGGAGTAAAATACATTCCAGAAGGTCCCGACGGAAAGAAGGACTTTTCAGAAATAATTGAACATGCAAAGAGATGCAAGCCACCTGTGGAGATTGAAAGAGGGGAAATAATTGGTGGTTTTGCTCACAACCAAGTTTTAGAGCTGGCGGATAAAATTGTAGAAGCGGTAAAGACAGGAGCTATAAAGAGATTTTTCGTAATGGCAGGCTGTGACGGCAGAATGAAGAGCAGAACCTATTATACCGAATTTGCTAAAGCTCTTCCTAAAGATACAGTCATTTTAACTGCAGGTTGTGCAAAATACAGGTACAACAAGTTAAACCTTGGAGACATAAACGGAATTCCAAGAGTTTTAGACGCAGGACAGTGCAATGACTCTTACTCATTAGCTGTGATAGCCATGAAGCTTAAAGAAGTCTTTGGTTTAAATGACATAAACAAGCTTCCTATTTCTTACAACATTGCGTGGTATGAACAGAAGGCTGTTATAGTGCTTTTGGCACTTTTATACCTCGGAGTAAAAAATATTCATTTAGGACCTACGCTTCCTGCTTTCTTATCACCAAATGTCACAAAAGTATTAGTTGACAAATTTGGCATTGGTGGTATCACAAACGTAGAAGATGATATGAAAATGTTCATGGGTGAGTAA
- the ytaF gene encoding sporulation membrane protein YtaF, translated as MDREECEHMKWLIILGFAISSSIDNFGVGISYGIRNIRISLFCNTIIAVIAFLFSISGIVFGKWLNSILPGSLPIFVGAFLLFIIGLRIILLAVPRKSSSQNTQQVSSKTTSIKGILENPEIVDLDKSGEISLLEAILLGIALSANALTNGLGAGLLGFSPFAISFTTAIGSLVSVWAGVQFGTKVANIRIGSFTIGQFGTIISGVILLIIAYKALF; from the coding sequence CTGGATAGAGAGGAGTGTGAACATATGAAATGGCTAATTATTCTTGGTTTCGCAATATCATCAAGCATAGATAATTTTGGAGTAGGCATTTCCTATGGTATACGAAATATACGAATAAGCCTTTTTTGTAATACAATTATCGCAGTAATCGCTTTTTTGTTTAGCATATCTGGAATTGTCTTTGGCAAATGGTTAAATTCAATACTTCCAGGGTCACTCCCTATTTTTGTAGGAGCTTTTTTGCTGTTTATAATCGGACTTAGAATTATTTTACTGGCTGTCCCTCGTAAATCTTCTTCACAAAACACACAACAAGTATCATCAAAAACTACTTCTATAAAGGGAATTTTAGAAAATCCTGAAATTGTAGATTTAGATAAATCAGGAGAAATAAGTCTATTAGAAGCAATTCTTTTAGGAATTGCCCTTTCGGCAAATGCCCTGACAAACGGATTAGGAGCAGGGCTTTTGGGCTTTTCTCCCTTTGCTATATCTTTCACTACAGCAATTGGAAGCCTTGTTTCTGTATGGGCAGGAGTACAATTCGGGACAAAAGTTGCTAATATACGAATAGGCTCTTTTACTATCGGACAATTTGGCACAATTATAAGCGGGGTTATTTTACTTATAATAGCTTATAAAGCTTTGTTCTAA